From one Sphaeramia orbicularis chromosome 9, fSphaOr1.1, whole genome shotgun sequence genomic stretch:
- the opn4xb gene encoding opsin 4xb isoform X1, with protein MWSTESMEPEKSHTQSSLFNKVDVPDHAHYIIAFFVLVIGTLGITGNALVMFAFYSNKKLRNLPNYFIMNLAVSDFLMAFTQSPIFFINCLYKEWVFGEMGCKMYAFCGALFGITSMINLLAISIDRYLVITKPLQVMNWNSKRRTTVAIIMVWLYSLAWSLAPLIGWSSYIPEGLMTSCTWDYVTFTTANRSYTMMLCCFVFFIPLGIIFYCYVLMFLAIRKTSREVERLGTQVRKSTLIQQKSIRSEWKLAKIAFVVIVVYVLSWSPYACVTLISWAGYANILSPYSKAVPAIIAKASTIYNPFIYAIIHNKYRTTLSEKFPCLRFLSPTPRKECISSSISESSFRDSIISRQSTASRTHFITASSNSTDMVFRDVEMELVGRKSFGSVRSMSLYSQSCRAKSYKKQLEQKTMMTHAIEKHPSTMSDSSSSCDHELVSSSLTIATLPLVLTRKRSKSLTNQFSGAMEKSSVRDKLRNHSSNSFDSLNFGKIPSSDVTSSRDVPRIIVISPTSESSLINRDSICREESVEAMEDNVFVSLNFSSEVFEAVELLS; from the exons ATGTGGTCCACTGAGAGCATGGAGCCAGAAAAATCACACACCCAGAGCAGCCTCTTCAATAAGGTGGATGTGCCCGACCATGCTCACTACATCATTGCCTTTTTCGTCCTTGTCATTGGGACACTGGGCATCACTGGCAATGCTCTGGTTATGTTCGCCTTCtatag taacAAGAAGCTTCGTAATCTGCCTAACTACTTCATCATGAACCTGGCAGTCAGTGATTTCCTCATGGCCTTCACACAATCACCCATCTTCTTCATCAACTGCCTCTACAAGGAATGGGTGTTTGGGGAGATGg GCTGTAAGATGTATGCGTTCTGTGGAGCCCTGTTTGGCATCACTTCCATGATCAACCTCCTGGCCATCTCTATCGACCGCTACTTGGTTATCACCAAGCCCTTACAGGTCATGAACTGGAACTCCAAGCGAAGAACCACAGTGGCCATCATCATGGTTTGGCTGTATTCTCTGGCGTGGAGTTTGGCTCCTCTGATTGGCTGGA GCTCGTATATCCCTGAGGGCCTCATGACATCTTGTACATGGGATTATGTCACATTCACAACAGCCAACAGAAGCTACACAATGATGTTATGCTGTTTCGTCTTCTTCATTCCCCTGGGAATCATCTTTTACTGCTATGTCTTAATGTTTCTGGCCATAAGAAAGACTAGCAG GGAGGTGGAGCGACTGGGGACTCAAGTGAGGAAATCCACTTTGATCCAGCAGAAGTCCATCAGGAGTGAGTGGAAGTTGGCTAAAATCGCTTTTGTCGTCATTGTAGTTTACGTTCTGTCCTGGTCACCGTACGCCTGTGTCACCTTGATTTCCTGGGCTGG GTATGCTAACATCCTGTCCCCATACTCTAAGGCTGTACCTGCAATCATAGCAAAAGCCTCCACTATCTACAACCCTTTCATCTACGCTATTATACACAACAAGTACAG GACGACTCTGTCAGAGAAGTTTCCGTGCTTGCGTTTTCTGTCTCCGACCCCTCGAAAAGAGTGCATCTCTTCCTCCATCAGTGAGTCCTCCTTCAGGGACTCCATCATCAGCAGACAGTCCACAGCTTCAAGGACTCACTTTATTACTGCATCATCCAACTCCACTGATATG GTATTTAGGGATGTGGAGATGGAGCTTGTAGGCAGGAAGTCATTTGGTTCTGTACGGAGCATGTCGCTGTACAGTCAGTCTTGCAGGGCGAAGTCCTACAAAAAACAGTTAGAGCAGAAGACCATGATGACCCATGCAATAGAGAAG CATCCATCTACCATGAGTGACTCATCTAGCAGCTGTGACCATGAACTAGTCTCCAGCTCTCTCACCATCGCCACTCTCCCCTTAGTTCTTACCAGGAAGCGAAGCAAGAGTCTGACCAACCAGTTCTCAGGTGCAATGGAGAAGAGCAGCGTCAGAGATAAACTAAGAAACCACAGTAGCAATTCTTTTGATTCTCTGAATTTTGGGAAAATCCCATCGAGCGATGTAACGTCATCTCGAGATGTTCCACGTATTATCGTCATCAGTCCTACGTCTGAAAGTAGCCTCATCAACCGTGACAGCATCTGCAGGGAGGAAAGTGTGGAGGCGATGGAGGACAATGTTTTTGTCAGCTTAAACTTCTCATCAGAGGTGTTTGAAGCAGTGGAGTTACTTTCTTGA
- the opn4xb gene encoding opsin 4xb isoform X2 — protein MWSTESMEPEKSHTQSSLFNKVDVPDHAHYIIAFFVLVIGTLGITGNALVMFAFYSNKKLRNLPNYFIMNLAVSDFLMAFTQSPIFFINCLYKEWVFGEMGCKMYAFCGALFGITSMINLLAISIDRYLVITKPLQVMNWNSKRRTTVAIIMVWLYSLAWSLAPLIGWSSYIPEGLMTSCTWDYVTFTTANRSYTMMLCCFVFFIPLGIIFYCYVLMFLAIRKTSREVERLGTQVRKSTLIQQKSIRSEWKLAKIAFVVIVVYVLSWSPYACVTLISWAGYANILSPYSKAVPAIIAKASTIYNPFIYAIIHNKYRTTLSEKFPCLRFLSPTPRKECISSSISESSFRDSIISRQSTASRTHFITASSNSTDMVFRDVEMELVGRKSFGSVRSMSLYSQSCRAKSYKKQLEQKTMMTHAIEKFLPGSEARV, from the exons ATGTGGTCCACTGAGAGCATGGAGCCAGAAAAATCACACACCCAGAGCAGCCTCTTCAATAAGGTGGATGTGCCCGACCATGCTCACTACATCATTGCCTTTTTCGTCCTTGTCATTGGGACACTGGGCATCACTGGCAATGCTCTGGTTATGTTCGCCTTCtatag taacAAGAAGCTTCGTAATCTGCCTAACTACTTCATCATGAACCTGGCAGTCAGTGATTTCCTCATGGCCTTCACACAATCACCCATCTTCTTCATCAACTGCCTCTACAAGGAATGGGTGTTTGGGGAGATGg GCTGTAAGATGTATGCGTTCTGTGGAGCCCTGTTTGGCATCACTTCCATGATCAACCTCCTGGCCATCTCTATCGACCGCTACTTGGTTATCACCAAGCCCTTACAGGTCATGAACTGGAACTCCAAGCGAAGAACCACAGTGGCCATCATCATGGTTTGGCTGTATTCTCTGGCGTGGAGTTTGGCTCCTCTGATTGGCTGGA GCTCGTATATCCCTGAGGGCCTCATGACATCTTGTACATGGGATTATGTCACATTCACAACAGCCAACAGAAGCTACACAATGATGTTATGCTGTTTCGTCTTCTTCATTCCCCTGGGAATCATCTTTTACTGCTATGTCTTAATGTTTCTGGCCATAAGAAAGACTAGCAG GGAGGTGGAGCGACTGGGGACTCAAGTGAGGAAATCCACTTTGATCCAGCAGAAGTCCATCAGGAGTGAGTGGAAGTTGGCTAAAATCGCTTTTGTCGTCATTGTAGTTTACGTTCTGTCCTGGTCACCGTACGCCTGTGTCACCTTGATTTCCTGGGCTGG GTATGCTAACATCCTGTCCCCATACTCTAAGGCTGTACCTGCAATCATAGCAAAAGCCTCCACTATCTACAACCCTTTCATCTACGCTATTATACACAACAAGTACAG GACGACTCTGTCAGAGAAGTTTCCGTGCTTGCGTTTTCTGTCTCCGACCCCTCGAAAAGAGTGCATCTCTTCCTCCATCAGTGAGTCCTCCTTCAGGGACTCCATCATCAGCAGACAGTCCACAGCTTCAAGGACTCACTTTATTACTGCATCATCCAACTCCACTGATATG GTATTTAGGGATGTGGAGATGGAGCTTGTAGGCAGGAAGTCATTTGGTTCTGTACGGAGCATGTCGCTGTACAGTCAGTCTTGCAGGGCGAAGTCCTACAAAAAACAGTTAGAGCAGAAGACCATGATGACCCATGCAATAGAGAAG TTCTTACCAGGAAGCGAAGCAAGAGTCTGA